A stretch of Prunus dulcis chromosome 6, ALMONDv2, whole genome shotgun sequence DNA encodes these proteins:
- the LOC117632119 gene encoding F-box protein SKIP2 — translation MGQSSSFPEAPAEHGHREISTSRRFSFKPMPILSSSPVQPDEEPDFYEEVTHGRDYTADLPDECLASIFHFLGSGDRKQSSLVCHRWFRVDGQSRHRLSLKAQAGLLPFLPSLFVRFDSVTKLALRCDRKSISLDDDALVLISIRCKSLTRLKLRGCREITDLGMASFAQNCKGLKKLSCGSCMFGSKAMNAVVEHCTALEELSVKRLRGVQDGSEPIGAEMASSSLKSITLKEILNGQCFGPLIVGSKNLKTLKLIRCLGDWDRVLEKLGNGYRGLIEIHLERLQVTDLGLSGISKCSNLEVLHIVKAPECSNFGLICVAEHCKLLRKLHIDGWRTNRIGDEGLIAIAKECPNIQELVLIGVNPTSLSLTAIASNCQKLERLALCGSGSIGDAEFACIAAKCVALKKLCIKGCPISNVGLEMLAWGCPSLAKIKVKKCRGVSGEAAEWLRERRGSLTVNWDAGEIGSIDPSGCASGAVESGMEFQMDHVAVAIAPSSSNGPLALFRTKFGFFSGRSFVPCTFRRWPVSESSSSGNS, via the coding sequence ATGGGACAGTCTTCTTCCTTTCCCGAGGCTCCAGCGGAGCATGGCCATAGAGAAATCTCAACCAGCCGCCGGTTCAGCTTCAAACCGATGCCGATTCTTTCCTCCTCGCCGGTTCAGCCCGACGAAGAACCCGACTTTTACGAGGAAGTCACTCACGGACGAGACTACACTGCCGATCTTCCCGACGAGTGTTTGGCCAGTATTTTCCATTTCCTCGGCTCCGGCGACCGGAAACAGAGTTCGCTCGTCTGCCACCGGTGGTTCCGAGTGGACGGCCAGAGCCGGCACCGCCTCTCTCTCAAAGCCCAAGCCGGGCTCCTCCCTTTCCTGCCTTCTCTCTTCGTTCGCTTCGACTCGGTCACGAAGCTCGCGCTTCGCTGCGATCGCAAATCGATCAGCCTCGACGACGACGCTTTGGTCCTGATCTCGATCCGCTGCAAGAGCCTCACGCGGCTCAAGCTTCGTGGCTGCCGCGAAATCACCGACCTTGGGATGGCCTCGTTCGCGCAGAACTGTAAAGGCTTGAAGAAGCTATCGTGCGGCTCGTGCATGTTCGGTTCCAAAGCCATGAACGCCGTCGTCGAGCACTGCACGGCGCTCGAGGAGCTCTCGGTGAAGCGGCTCCGTGGCGTCCAAGACGGCTCCGAGCCGATCGGCGCAGAGATGGCGTCGTCCTCGCTGAAATCTATAACCTTGAAGGAGATACTTAATGGACAGTGCTTTGGACCGCTTATAGTCGGTTCGAAAAATCTCAAGACTTTGAAGCTAATCCGCTGTTTGGGGGATTGGGATAGGGTTTTGGAAAAGCTTGGAAATGGATATCGGGGTTTGATTGAAATTCACCTAGAGAGGTTGCAAGTGACCGATTTGGGGCTTTCGGGGATTTCGAAATGCTCGAATTTGGAGGTCTTGCACATTGTTAAGGCTCCTGAGTGTTCGAATTTTGGTCTTATTTGTGTTGCCGAACACTGTAAACTACTGAGGAAGCTTCACATTGATGGATGGAGGACGAATAGGATTGGGGATGAGGGTTTGATTGCCATAGCTAAAGAGTGCCCAAACATACAAGAGCTTGTTCTGATTGGCGTCAATCCCACCTCTTTGAGCTTGACGGCAATAGCTTCCAATTGCCAGAAGCTGGAAAGGTTGGCGCTTTGCGGTAGTGGCTCAATTGGGGATGCAGAGTTTGCTTGCATTGCTGCAAAATGCGTGGCGCTGAAGAAGCTTTGTATCAAGGGGTGCCCAATTTCCAATGTTGGTCTTGAAATGCTTGCTTGGGGTTGTCCTAGTTTGGCCAAGATTAAGGTCAAGAAGTGCAGAGGAGTGAGCGGTGAGGCCGCAGAGTGGTTGCGGGAACGGAGAGGATCCTTGACTGTGAATTGGGATGCTGGTGAAATTGGATCAATCGATCCTAGTGGCTGTGCAAGTGGAGCTGTGGAAAGCGGGATGGAGTTTCAGATGGATCACGTAGCTGTTGCTATTG